The genomic DNA agaattcaagatagatccgTCCAAGAATTTTTATGGtaaacctatcattccaaaggatgaaccaatagactgggatagtctactaattcctgaactcaacctacctcatttcatgaagccaaagaagacaaagaccggggaagtcaagaaagtgaagccctcaactctcagatccaaagtccctaaccaaagctcaaaccaaggtcaacaagggagatatcatgtacatctgtgacatcaaggaattctctgatctaaacctctatctggatgaactggaagaagttagagggattgatgcttataggaatctacctgaaaggttagtattgaagtacaagggaggaaaagtgataccatggccacttcacaggattcttcaagagatCCAATCTGTActaataaaagtttattcatccttcaaaaagaactttggattcaatgtgacaactagaagattagttctaaagaagattgaagaactgaggagtattagagccaaagatgcactcccaaagactttaactatttcttacacagggagtagagtgcatctaaggccctactggctaatgAAATTTATGGATGATtagggagttagaagattcttcagattagaagaccagttgagcatatctagcaatgagactcttctgaaaatgcaaggaatgctagatccttcagaatctgatgaacttgaattccacaaacaactccaaaatcagatagaagaaaacaacaggaggcttgggaagaaatccaaacaatcaaggaaatagatcaatctgctcagactagaggagcaccttgaaaatgattgtgagcaaatctttgtataCTTTGTCTTGTAAACTTTTCAGTAACTAAtgcagcactttttagttttatctactactttttaaatcTGTATATTTAGagtgtttttttatcatcaagtttctcttaatttatggctacaattctagtagacataaattgggggagattgttgggaatatgttgtgaacttgatgatttcattaataaaacaccttagtagattcaacttagtaaaaaatgtagcattcgacggataatcaaatatagtcccgacggatgactcaatatagtcccgaaggatgatgatttgacattcATCGAGTGAataacttatgtaacaataagtcatgtaacacatttctgcaaacacctttgtatagattctgtaatagcataaaagtcatgttgactttaactagatatgcagaataggttgattaattgtaaatataagatgtcttgtaattctgcataaatgaaatgaagtcaagtgtcaaatagctacccgacggatgatcaacaaagctacctgacagatgatcaacaaggcaatccgacggatgataatcatgtacccgacggatgatcaattcaaacatctgttgacaatgacaacacagtcacatgcgtcgagtgtttgcaaaaggaatgtggcagcctattcagctggatttttgagaacaaagaagcattaccatttccatgctattatgaagatattcaaagatactggaatagagttGTGAAgtagcatggtattagacttgataggttttgttttattatcttgtcttattactatgtaatcttggtgatatataaactaagagtagcaagtagaaaaaaaaaggctaagaaaatatattctcagagaaataattgcaagctgaatcctgtagcatttctctgtaagtttagttgttcatatttgtaagtagctgtgagctattcaagcttcacaggtttctcttgatttatatatatatatctggtggatacattcacatccaccagaaagttttttaaatacttgtgtttttaattacttgtgttttgatttatctaactcttcattacgcattttgcaaatcaaacacttatatattattaagttagaaccatttttctttaatctcaaaaagtagttagaattacattcaacctccccttctgtaatttttgttgtattgttagggactaacaatatatatatttatatatatatagggggctactccaatagaaaccaatttagaaAAAAACTAGAAAccagataatttttttaaaaaaactaattcgaaatataacacatatggtatgcaaatcgatcgttaagttatgtagaaaaatatagtaaaatcggattttaaaaaaaacttacggtttgacgggaaaaattaaattaaaaacgaaggggaaaagctgaaattgggtgtgggagggtgcagagTAGTTGGGTGGGGTGATTTAGGGGGACCATGAGATTAGGTAGATCTAATGGCTTATATTGGTtcctagtttctattttaattttagtttgtatttgatcgTTCCCctatatctatctatatatatatatatatatatatatatatatatatatattttaagtacAATTCAAACTTGTATTGACGCTAAGTGTTGTATCACTGATCAATCACATTTTTAATATATCAAATACATAAAACATTTTTAATCACATTTTTAACATACAAATAAATTGAATAATTATGAACAAATCAATAATTTATACATATTTAGAGAATGTCCGTGCATCACACTGGCTAAAGTTTGTGTTATGTATAAGTAATCGACCTCCAAGATATCTTGTTATTATTTTCTTTAATCGTCTAAAGTGAGTTATATACCATTCTATTTCTCATGTGTTATTTTCTTTGAAATGTATGGTAGAAAATGAATACAAACACATATAAAATTTTTGGCTTATATCATTCATTAAACATATGATCGTGTTGGTTTATATTGATGTTTAGTTGCGACCTTACACGTCACAACTTGAAAGAATGACAACGATTGAAGCAGATAATAATGTTTTTGTATCAAATGAAACCAGAAGAAGCCTAATATGTTCAAAACTATGTATTTCTTATTATTGAATGAGAGATGTGAAAAGTTATTGAGGtcaagaataaatattcaaataacaatcaaaaaaattataaatgtACAAACTAGTATATTTTGCAATATTCTCAAATAAGCACAAACACTTTTACAGCAACCCATGCATCACCTTTAGCAGTGGACAACAAGAAATAccacaaatatttttaaaacaaccCACATGGATCGCCATTAGCAGTGGACAACAAGAAATACCACTTCTGACCTATATTGTTTCAATCAAATTTTCAAGAATACGTTCAAGCCAAATATCACCACATCCAAAAAATAACTCATATATATTCAAACAAATACGTACTCAATCCACCGGGCAACAACATGCATATACTGTCATTaattgtaattaaaataaataatcgCAACAACATTATAAGCACACCACAAATACTCATGCTCACATACACAAATAAATATATCATTTATCCATCAGAAAATAACATAAATATACCGTTAGCAAttactttataaaataaaataaaattaacgCAATATAGAGCATGCCCATGCATTGCACGGGCTATAGAGCTAGTTTCATTTAATAATAGAAAAAATATACTCACATGCTTGCTGCAGTTCTACTTCTTCTGCATAATTCTGTACTTTTGATATTCTAAGTAATAAAATAGTAGATGAAGAGTGTGTTTAGAGAAGATTGTTGgactaaataaatatttttatatttaaaattgtTAGGAGCtcatttattaatattatttttaaagaaAAGTTTAGCTGATTGTGGAGTTGCTCTAACTTCGTAACTCCGGACatatttctaaaaaaattattttataaacaAATTAGTTCTCCCTACTTGGCAAAACTAGAAAacaaatttaaaaagaaaaaaaaaagaaaatttaacaaaaatactAAATTTTCTAAATTTTGTTGCGATTTTACTATGTTATGATTTTTTTGGCAAAAATACGGAATAAACcaaaatcaaccaaaatcaacTAAATATGCAAGTAGTTTAATAAAGTTTTTTTGGTTGATTTGAGATTGCATGTTGTTGGAGAAATTTGTCAAGGTTGCATACAGTTGATTTCAGTTgccaaaaaatcatatttttgtaattttttttgaaaaatagtatttttgcaaattaaaaagtatttttacaaaatttttaaaaaaataaaaataattttacaaaaatatgTTCAGACCggggtatttttcaaaaaagcgCAATAAAAAATCGGACAGGGATGAGATCGGTTATACCCAACGGACTCGAAATAGGAGCTGTAAATTAGGGCTTACAAGCAAGTAACTATTTCATACTCCCATATTTTTTTAGTTCAATTCTATCGATTTATGTTTATATTCATAGCTCAATTAATTAATTGATTCGCTACTTTGTTAATATAACTCTACTATATGTATCTATAATTGTATATTTATGTTCTCAACAACTACTTGAATTAACAAGTTTATACGTACGGATTTTAGCTCTTATGATGAATCCGATCAATTCGTTTCCGCCGTCGAGGCTTCCGGCGCCGCCGCAACAGTTTTTTCCGGCATTTCCACCTTTCCCCCCACCTTCTAGTAATTTTTGGGAGACTAATAATGTCAAGAATCGGCTTACAGAGTTAAAAGATACGGTCCGTATCGCGAAAGCAATGTGAGTAGTTCTAATTATTTCGTCTTTTTTAAGTTTAATCTACGCGTAAATGTAATTTTTGCAGTTTTAATTAGTTGCTTACGTGTTTGAATTATGTGCAGTTTTGGTCATTTTTTAGTTATGATTGATTGCGGTTAATTTATGTGGGTACAGTATATGGCTAGTTTTAATTTTAGTAGTTATCTACGTAACAGGCAATGTGAATTAGAATTGTTAATTGCAATGAAAGAGAAAGGGGATGATGAAGGCAAGGATAGCGAGACGACTAAGAGTCCGGTTTCTGCGTTTTCGGATTTTTTAAAGGAAAATATGATTGATCTGGATACGCAAGAGTTGCGGTCATTAGAAGGTGCGAATGCTTTGATATCAAAATTAAGTGCCGAGGTTCAGCCGTTTAGGGTTTTGACGGATGATACGAGTCAGTGGGAAGAAAAATCTGTAGCGATGAGATTTGCTAATAAAATACAGAAACATAAGAGAAATAAGCTTTGGCGGAAGAGAAAGAGGAAGCGTGTTGCAGAAATGGTTGCAAAGGTAATAAGGGGGGTTTTTGATTGAAAGTTTATGTGGATTTTGTTTATGCCTGTCTGATATTTATGAGTGCTGATAATTAGGAACGTGAGCGATTTGATCAAGCTAATCAAGAAGCAGATGAATGGAGAGCTCGCGAGATTGCAAAGGACATTGCGAAGAGGAAGGTATTGCTGTAGAAGTCTTAAGAGTTTATATTTAACTAGTAgtttttaagtatatatactcCTACAATCATAATGTGACTAAATATTTTCTGAACTAATCaatcttatttatttaaaattagaAATTACGCTGACAATATCAAAACTTTTAAAGCTTCATGCTGCGTTGAGTAAATAGCCACATATATTTTTGGGTACAGTATGTTCTGATGTAGTGCATAGACtttcaagatatatatatatggctcATTGCTTTTTATACCCAGTTTTGTTGTTTGTCTTTCTTCATGTTGTGTCCTCCTacgttattaattaatttaattgcAAGTGCTTTGGCAAGTTAGCATGGTATTTTTCAATCAGTGTTCCCTTTTGTTGTACAGGTAGAAAAGATGAAGGAAATTGCCAAGATTAAAGCAAAAGAGGAAAGAAGGAAATTAGAATCTGAGGTAAGAAATAGAAACTGAATTTAGTGATCATTACAGGAAATCATCCAGGTCTCTAAATTTATTCTCATTATCATTTCCCGGCACAACATGGAAGCAAATAAGAGGCTCTTTTAAGAACTCATTTGTAATATGATCAAGTTTATTCCGCTTTCTGATTATTAGTATGCAATATTTTACTCCACGAATGAATTGGTTCAAGATTGACGCCTTCAAATATTTGACAGTTGAGTTATGCTGTGAACTGTGTATACTAAACTAAGATTATTTTTGTTTAATACAGCTTGAACTGGTTTTAACTGTGGAGAAATTACAAGAATTGCGGTCAATAAGGATACAGAAGTTGAAAAAGCAAGGTAAGGAATATGATTTTAAGTTTGACTAGTTTCTCTCTGGT from Apium graveolens cultivar Ventura chromosome 5, ASM990537v1, whole genome shotgun sequence includes the following:
- the LOC141724057 gene encoding U11/U12 small nuclear ribonucleoprotein 59 kDa protein isoform X2; this encodes MMNPINSFPPSRLPAPPQQFFPAFPPFPPPSSNFWETNNVKNRLTELKDTVRIAKAMQCELELLIAMKEKGDDEGKDSETTKSPVSAFSDFLKENMIDLDTQELRSLEGANALISKLSAEVQPFRVLTDDTSQWEEKSVAMRFANKIQKHKRNKLWRKRKRKRVAEMVAKERERFDQANQEADEWRAREIAKDIAKRKVEKMKEIAKIKAKEERRKLESELELVLTVEKLQELRSIRIQKLKKQGHFLPEEDDKFIEKVRAAVEEEERQAKAAAAASAAKDAIATAEESRKVSESHGQPAEDPSSRHEDKESQDQIIKSENAKSSKVTVDTGKQGSEGPGPGRAYDSLANLPLEFYHYYHGSNTDMGTLIEVRRSWDAYIRPGGSRIPGHWVQPPPPADEIWASYLVKPK
- the LOC141724057 gene encoding U11/U12 small nuclear ribonucleoprotein 59 kDa protein isoform X1 — its product is MMNPINSFPPSRLPAPPQQFFPAFPPFPPPSSNFWETNNVKNRLTELKDTVRIAKAIYLRNRQCELELLIAMKEKGDDEGKDSETTKSPVSAFSDFLKENMIDLDTQELRSLEGANALISKLSAEVQPFRVLTDDTSQWEEKSVAMRFANKIQKHKRNKLWRKRKRKRVAEMVAKERERFDQANQEADEWRAREIAKDIAKRKVEKMKEIAKIKAKEERRKLESELELVLTVEKLQELRSIRIQKLKKQGHFLPEEDDKFIEKVRAAVEEEERQAKAAAAASAAKDAIATAEESRKVSESHGQPAEDPSSRHEDKESQDQIIKSENAKSSKVTVDTGKQGSEGPGPGRAYDSLANLPLEFYHYYHGSNTDMGTLIEVRRSWDAYIRPGGSRIPGHWVQPPPPADEIWASYLVKPK